A genomic segment from Thamnophis elegans isolate rThaEle1 chromosome 3, rThaEle1.pri, whole genome shotgun sequence encodes:
- the LOC116506117 gene encoding retinol dehydrogenase 14-like, which yields MAAAGILLAAAVGGGLLFIVRCFSSVARKAALAKMPAGGPMEGKTAIITGANSGLGRATAAELLRQGARVIMACRDCGRAEEAARELRAEVGLCSRGGGECRGELVVHELDLASLRSVRSFCQQVLQEEPRLDVLINNAGIFQCPYMKTEDGFEMQFGVNHLGHFLLTNLLLSLLKSSAPSRIVVVSSKLYKHGEINFDDLNSELSYNKSFAYSRSKLANILFTRELARRIQNTGVTVNVLHPGIVRTNLGRYVHIPLLAKPLFNLVSWAFFKSPSEGAQTIVYLSTSPEVEGVSGKYFGDCKEEQLLPKATDDLVARKMWDISEVMVGLLK from the exons ATGGCCGCGGCTGGGATCCTCCTGGCCGCCGCTGTCGGGGGAGGTTTGCTCTTCATCGTCCGCTGCTTCTCTTCCGTGGCCAGGAAAGCCGCGCTGGCCAAGATGCCGGCCGGCGGCCCGATGGAAGGCAAGACGGCCATCATCACCGGGGCCAACAGCGGCTTGGGGAGGGCCACGGCGGCCGAGCTGCTACGGCAAGGCGCGAGGGTCATCATGGCCTGCCGGGACTGCGGCCGCGCGGAGGAGGCCGCGCGCGAGCTCCGCGCCGAAGTGGGCCTCTGCTCGCGCGGCGGGGGCGAGTGCCGCGGGGAGCTGGTGGTGCACGAGCTCGACCTGGCTTCGCTCCGCTCCGTGCGCAGCTTCTGCCAGCAGGTGCTGCAG GAAGAGCCAAGACTGGATGTCCTGATCAACAATGCGGGGATATTCCAGTGTCCTTATATGAAGACAGAGGATGGTTTTGAGATGCAGTTTGGCGTCAATCACTTAGGTCACTTTTTGCTCACAAATCTTCTCCTGAGTCTTCTAAAAAGTTCTGCTCCCAGTAGGATTGTAGTGGTATCCTCCAAGCTGTACAAACATGGAGAAATCAACTTCGATGACTTAAACAGTGAACTAAGTTATAACAAAAGCTTTGCCTATAGTCGAAGTAAACTGGCCAACATATTGTTTACCAGGGAGTTAGCCCGACGCatacaaaacacaggtgtcaCTGTGAATGTATTGCATCCTGGTATTGTCAGAACAAATCTAGGTCGGTACGTACATATTCCTTTATTAGCCAAGCCCCTTTTCAACTTGGTATCTTGGGCATTCTTCAAGTCTCCGTCAGAAGGAGCCCAGACCATCGTTTATCTGTCCACTTCTCCTGAAGTAGAGGGCGTATCTGGGAAATATTTTGGAGACTGCAAGGAGGAGCAGTTGTTGCCCAAGGCCACAGATGACTTGGTGgcaagaaaaatgtgggatatcaGTGAGGTGATGGTGGGGTTGTTAAAATAA
- the LOC116506116 gene encoding cytosolic 5'-nucleotidase 1B-like — translation MSGSSPEKEGEPQKNEAESKTELPQDEADGAEMDWEAAKIAYESLASTKRPRPPKPQNAITIAVSSRALFDMVEERKIFEEQGLEKYVEYQQANENVTLKPGPAFAFVKAVEHVNARLRELYPEDEELFDIVLMTNNHAQVGVRLINSINHYGLLIERFCMTGGKSPIGYLKGYLTNLYLSADSEKVQEAIEAGIAAATLFSGNKNVPYDDKQLRVAFDGDAVLFSDESEIIVKEHGLDRFFEHEKIHENTPLAKGPLKCFLEDLGRLQKKFYLKNERLDSPVRTYLVTARSAASSGARVLKTLRSWGVQIDEALFLAGAPKGPILAKIRPHIFFDDQMFHIEGAQQLGTIAAHVPYGIGQKYHKSKLKEDPAKN, via the exons atgagCGGCTCTAGcccagagaaagagggggaaccTCAGAAGAATGAGGCGGAGAGCAAAACGGAGCTCCCTCAAGACGAGGCCGACGGAGCCGAGATGGACTGGGAGGCGGCGAAGATTGCCTACGAGAGCCTCGCCAGCACCAAGAGACCCCGGCCG cCCAAGCCTCAAAATGCCATCACCATCGCCGTGTCTTCCCGAGCTCTCTTCGATATGGTGGAGGAAAGGAAAATTTTTGAAGAGCAAGGTCTGGAAAAATACGTGGAATACCAACAGGCCAACGAGAACGTCACTCTGAAACCTGGCCCTGCTTTTGCCTTTGTCAAG GCGGTGGAACATGTAAATGCACGACTTCGTGAACTATATCCTGAGGATGAAGAGCTGTTTGATATTGTGCTCATGACTAATAATCATGCCCAAGTGGGAGTGAGACTTATCAACAGCATTAACCACTACG GTCTTCTAATTGAACGGTTTTGTATGACTGGAGGCAAGAGTCCCATCGGGTACCTGAAAGGATACCTTACCAATCTGTATCTTTCTGCTGACTCTGAAAAAGTCCAGGAAGCCATAGAAGCAG GAATTGCTGCTGCCACTTTATTTTCTGGAAACAAGAATGTGCCTTATGATGATAAACAACTCCGAGTAGCCTTCGATGGAGATGCTGTTCTTTTTTCTGATGAGTCGGAAATCATTGTGAAAGAACATGGCCTGGATAGATTTTTTGAGCATGAGAAGATCCATGAGAATACACCTCTGGCAAAG GGTCCTTTGAAATGTTTCCTGGAAGACCTTGGAAGGCTCCAGAAGAAGTTTTACCTCAAGAACGAACGGTTGGACTCGCCAGTCAGGACTTATCTGGTGACAGCCAGGAGTGCTGCCAGCTCTGGAGCTAGAGTGCTGAAGACTCTTCGAAGCTGGGGAGTGCAGATTGACGAAGCCCTCTTCCTCGCAGGGGCACCCAAGGGTCCGATCTTGGCAAAAATCAGGCCTCACATTTTCTTCGACGATCAGATGTTTCACATTGAAGGAGCACAGCAGCTGGGCACTATTGCTGCGCATGTACCGTATGGCATTGGACAGAAGTACCACAAATCCAAACTGAAAGAGGACCCAGCCAAAAATTAG